From a single Lineus longissimus chromosome 16, tnLinLong1.2, whole genome shotgun sequence genomic region:
- the LOC135500448 gene encoding NACHT and WD repeat domain-containing protein 2-like, protein MPADTGHRDTKKDKTDSKDKRDKTDSKDKKDKKGLDKDKKSVEKILDKEKGQEKEKDQELKKPKVAKKNEKIVKVFSGRLGNLPPVGAKVVRIFTSSTFTDTTLERNSLMEDVYPRLKEFCREKYGLEFQVVDMRWGVRDEATDDHMTTDLCMQEIDTCQRLSMGPNFVVFLGQKYGYRPMPATILATEFDMICEVAKNAPSELELLKTWYQKDENIIPAIYVLQPVSSILTNYNNKRHVRLQEADQNLWWETMGKICRILRKCAYALHLTKKLDKQQLHNYFMSVTEREVERGVLQQENNVDHCIAFVRYISNVNVTALKFASRFMDFSGRNLDDEASKFLKSLRDERLPKKLPESNCVKFDVEWSGREGIEPGTHQEYLATFCKEFHDRIVNLVDRAVKKHEQLSSDTVFTETLQHLHACEKFVSMFQGREDVVEKVHQYICGKSQQPLVLFGESGCGKTSLLAKSASMVCTWLGKCKPIMVLRFLGTSPDSSTLMPLLTSICQQISFMYDQPKEDIPDELSPLSQYFKKLLECATTEMPLVLYLDSLDQLSGAEGAHQLAWLPTALPEHVKVVVSTLPNYYKLLDTLRGMMIADSNFVQVTPLGPDLGSTILKSWLKNANRQIAEFQWVTVNEAISKCNLPLFVRLVFDEICRWRSYNKPSMTQLSHTIHDIIMKLFDRIEIQHGRTLVSHALGYITASKSGISEAELEDLLSLDEKVLNDVYQYHIPPVRRIPPLLWTRIRNDMPGYLSERQADDINVIDWYHRQFIEASKERYFRNLNFASELHSSIAEFYRGTYAGVPKPFEYTERQRQMFHLADKDGESDRRVPAQPLVFRNEKGEVTRYNLRKLNELPYHLIRSHRYEILYDEVLFNYKWLHAKLSCMPLQSVLADFEDAMNHIKDKDIKLVADAIRLSSSVLVQIPSMIGPQIIGRLLPYYSRNRKINSLIQQCDTDGLEDCALVPSHHCLHTPGGPLQFSLEGHQFAPFGIAITSDAKYLVSVSNRFIIWDLATADVFRIVTPGIEGIMQNLVISQNDKYAVSFTNINQVIICCIPTGEYKRVDKPVDGKDPILGTSITTTHFAVWSISEWCLYTVEGNRVSRTAAVPKIPIVTVDLKTEEEVYVIANTGDENESEMTLEVRNTKVKPFDFHSSIVLNKKRDMMLCNIGISENALVIYKLKDDAWTLDKSFDNTDKILGLTLSPDENYIVATTYTGYKKWNILHEHMKPSYMKLPTGIRNIPQKNQLTNSLVTFTKDNRYMVAGVRKNLYVWSTVTGELYKVLDAHFGRIIAIASITHSADNIIVSSSMDKSIKVWNFDNIMENVNTIQRMEKPVDTISIAANAYVGATVARNCVGIWNLETGELKSTLAHTGASAIVSHALITANAEYVVSAESGNVLIWDVEKEKMIKMDPQKDVLMLLLTEEDQKYIAVSKAGPLKACVMCRSVPQGEQVYTYEYLYKGRFKSPVISKDGIYLVVPANEKKGADILSLYHAKTGTHMYNMSLKYANYLDYKFLVAMPDNANHVAIIDEEKGNIWDIKKKTFLRSVMRWNGQCMSTGKIGLFAPNRGGLEMIELKHGKTKLTLLPKVAEGVFSVMTLFTKNDQHVLYYHSGHRTVRVFRVSDGKQIANYKAHADLKDMVGTQGGASVVLCAIDGSVTTLTIADPADSGGKEILQNLRGRMELNFSPLATPQNSPNKTSTTILTAPAGSPPAPGTEVAKAISGPPPLTVNSAQETPVGSTPSSSRTSPAPSQITVDSTLEKSSSPTPTDAVVVSDQSQPSPTPSQMSQAAEASSPSSSSSRVPKSEDPNPSIAPTMTTTTVPEVAQVSAEPNKNTDPSSKQEKDKAESQQPSSSPIPVGVKVSLLPLKTEDTSKKATKDSNKEDRKSPRSPKPDGNESQKPSPSPIPIGVKVPTLALETDNTSDKPTIDSKGENKKSPRCPKAEQDKTSPGPAIKLNGHRQSLSNIKPGAFAPPTRPNSARIKTTLSTVTTPERPLSARVNPGLRPSTITPQARPRSAQAKPLLTPTLVVKPQLSTKRTNSPVRPTSAQKIPSPSSIPATNSAENASTETPTSTQVNLPLISTPASAQSKPSIVKLSSAKVTTDRPSSAKSKPVPTPRPSSAKNSPPNQSPGQNKQNPSAKPEPSPTPTPKKGTTHPGALSRTSSQASLSSKKTPSPTPTQNSISTIDSTVFPQETDPTSAPTSGRAANGLNGTGTTKQLSLGAAMHVARAVGKAKILKNQKSRACVVS, encoded by the exons ATACCACCCTCGAGCGGAATTCGTTGATGGAAGATGTCTACCCCAGGCTGAAGGAGTTTTGCCGAGAGAAATATGGTCTCGAGTTTCAG GTTGTTGACATGCGATGGGGTGTGAGGGATGAGGCTACTGACGATCACATGACCACGGATCTATGCATGCAAGAAATCGACACGTGCCAGAGGCTGTCAATGGGACCAAATTTTGTG GTCTTCCTTGGTCAAAAGTATGGCTACCGCCCAATGCCTGCCACGATCCTGGCGACAGAATTCGACATGATTTGTGAGGTGGCAAAGAATGCTCCAAGTGAGCTGGAGCTTCTGAAGACTTGGTATCAGAAGGATGAAAACATTATACCTGCGATCTATGTCCTCCAGCCAGTCAGCTCCATCCTTACAAACTATAATAACAAG CGCCATGTGCGACTGCAGGAGGCTGATCAGAACCTCTGGTGGGAGACGATGGGCAAAATCTGCCGAATCTTACGAAAGTGTGCCTACGCCCTGCACCTCACCAAGAAGCTTGACAAGCAACAGTTGCACAACTACTTCATGTCAG TGACGGAACGAGAGGTAGAACGAGGAGTGCTGCAGCAGGAGAACAACGTGGACCACTGCATCGCCTTTGTCAGATACATCTCCAACGTCAACGTCACAGCTCTCAAATTCGCCTCAAGATTCATGGACTTCTCCGGCCGAAACCTGGACGACGAGGCATCAAAGTTCCTGAAGTCTTTACGGGATGAGCGCCTCCCGAAGAAACTTCCCGAGTCGAACTGCGTCAAATTTGATGTAGAGTGGTCCGGCCGGGAGGGAATTGAACCCGGCACACACCAGGAGTACTTGGCGACCTTCTGCAAGGAGTTTCATGACAGAATTGTGAACCTTGTCGATCGGGCtgtaaagaaacatgaacaGTTGTCCAGTGATACGGTCTTCACAGAGACGCTGCAGCACCTTCACGCATGTGAGAAGTTCGTGTCGATGTTTCAAGGTCGGGAGGACGTCGTGGAGAAGGTGCACCAGTACATCTGTGGGAAAAGCCAACAGCCTCTCGTGCTGTTCGGGGAGTCAGGGTGTGGCAAGACATCGCTGTTGGCGAAGAGTGCTAGCATG GTTTGTACGTGGCTTGGGAAGTGTAAGCCAATCATGGTCCTCCGGTTCCTCGGCACCTCACCAGACAGCTCGACCCTGATGCCACTCTTGACCAGCATCTGTCAGCAGATAAGCTTCATGTACGACCAACCCAAGGAAGATATCCCGGACGAGCTATCTCCGCTCAGTCAGTACTTCAAGAAGCTACTAGAGTGCGCGACGACGGAGATGCCATTGGTGCTATACCTCGACTCTTTGGATCAGCTCTCAGGGGCGGAGGGCGCCCATCAGCTTGCGTGGTTGCCAACCGCGTTGCCGGAACATGTGAAGGTCGTAGTCTCAACTCTCCCGAACTACTATAAATTGCTTGATACGTTGAGAGGCATGATGATAGCTGATTCAAATTTCGTCCAGGTTACCCCTCTCGGGCCGGATTTAGGAAgcaccattttgaaatcatggttGAAGAATGCGAATCGTCAGATCGCAGAATTTCAATGGGTAACGGTCAACGAAGCAATCTCCAAGTGCAACTTGCCACTCTTCGTCAGATTGGTGTTCGATGAAATCTGCAGGTGGCGCTCTTACAACAAACCATCAATGACACAGCTGTCGCATACCATTCACGACATCATCATGAAATTGTTCGATAGGATTGAGATTCAACATGGCCGCACTCTCGTGTCTCATGCTCTCGGGTACATCACTGCTTCAAAAAGTGGAATTTCGGAAGCAGAACTTGAGGACCTACTCTCACTTGATGAGAAGGTTTTGAATGACGTTTACCAGTACCACATTCCACCTGTCCGGCGTATTCCACCTTTGCTGTGGACGCGTATTCGAAACGACATGCCCGGATACTTGAGTGAAAGGCAAGCAGACGACATCAACGTCATTGACTGGTACCATAGACAATTCATCGAAGCGTCCAAAGAACGCTACTTCAGAAATCTAAACTTCGCCAGTGAGTTGCATAGTTCGATCGCCGAGTTCTACCGAGGTACGTACGCCGGGGTCCCGAAGCCGTTTGAATACACAGAACGCCAGCGTCAGATGTTTCACCTTGCCGATAAGGATGGCGAGTCCGACCGCAGGGTCCCGGCGCAGCCTCTAGTCTTCCGAAACGAGAAGGGCGAAGTGACCAGGTACAATCTCCGCAAGCTCAACGAGTTGCCCTACCACTTGATCCGATCGCATCGCTATGAAATTCTCTACGATGAAGTATTGTTCAATTACAAGTGGCTACACGCAAAACTTAGCTGCATGCCACTTCAAAGCGTCCTCGCAGACTTCGAAGATGCCATGAACCACATCAAGGATAAGGATATCAAACTAGTTGCAGACGCAATTCGTTTGTCCAGCTCCGTCTTGGTGCAGATTCCCAGTATGATCGGACCACAGATCATAGGCAGACTTCTTCCTTATTACTCCAGGAACAGGAAGATAAACTCCCTAATACAGCAATGTGATACAGACGGACTAGAAGATTGCGCCCTTGTTCCGTCGCACCATTGCTTGCACACGCCTGGCGGCCCGCTGCAGTTCTCTCTTGAAGGCCACCAGTTCGCTCCCTTTGGCATTGCGATAACCTCCGACGCCAAGTACTTGGTCTCTGTATCGAACCGATTCATCATCTGGGATCTTGCCACAGCCGATGTGTTCAGGATTGTCACACCTGGAATTGAGGGAATCATGCAGAATCTAGTCATCAGCCAGAACGACAAATACGCCGTGAGcttcaccaacatcaaccaagtGATAATCTGTTGTATACCAACTGGGGAATACAAGCGAGTGGACAAACCAGTGGACGGGAAAGACCCTATACTAGGCACGTCCATCACTACGACTCATTTCGCTGTCTGGTCCATCAGTGAGTGGTGCCTGTACACAGTTGAGGGCAATAGGGTTAGCAGAACGGCTGCAGTACCGAAAATTCCAATCGTAACAGTCGATTTGAAGACGGAAGAAGAGGTATATGTCATTGCAAACACTGGAGACGAGAATGAATCTGAGATGACCTTGGAGGTGAGGAACACGAAGGTCAAACCTTTTGACTTCCACAGCTCCATCGTATTGAACAAGAAACGTGACATGATGCTATGCAACATCGGAATAAGTGAGAACGCCTTGGTTATATACAAACTCAAGGATGATGCTTGGACACTGGATAAGTCATTCGACAATACTGACAAAATACTCGGACTAACTCTTTCACCTGATGAAAACTACATCGTGGCGACCACGTACACTGGCTACAAGAAGTGGAATATCCTTCACGAACACATGAAGCCTAGCTACATGAAACTGCCAACAGGGATTCGCAACATACCGCAGAAGAATCAACTGACGAACAGCCTGGTGACATTTACGAAAGACAACCGGTACATGGTTGCAGGAGTCCGGAAGAATCTCTACGTTTGGTCCACGGTTACTGGAGAGCTGTACAAGGTCTTAGACGCGCATTTCGGCAGGATCATTGCAATTGCTTCCATCACGCATAGCGCCGACAACATCATTGTCTCATCCTCAATGGACAAGTCCATCAAAGTCTGGAACTTTGACAACATTATGGAGAACGTGAATACGATACAAAGAATGGAGAAGCCTGTTGATACAATCAGTATTGCCGCCAACGCCTACGTCGGAGCAACTGTGGCGCGAAACTGTGTAGGTATCTGGAACCTTGAGACAGGCGAGCTGAAATCGACGCTTGCACACACTGGGGCGAGTGCAATAGTCTCGCATGCACTCATTACTGCGAATGCTGAGTACGTTGTCAGCGCTGAGTCTGGGAACGTCTTAATCTGGGACGTTGAGAAGGAGAAGATGATCAAGATGGACCCACAGAAAGATGTTTTGATGCTGCTTCTTACGGAGGAAGACCAGAAGTACATAGCAGTCTCCAAAGCAGGGCCATTAAAGGCATGTGTCATGTGCCGGAGCGTCCCTCAAGGTGAGCAAGTATACACGTATGAGTATTTGTACAAAGGCAGGTTCAAGTCACCGGTGATTTCGAAAGACGGTATATATTTGGTTGTACCAGCTAACGAGAAGAAAGGAGCAGATATCCTCAGCCTGTACCACGCTAAGACTGGTACCCACATGTATAACATGTCCTTGAAGTATGCCAACTATTTGGACTACAAATTTCTTGTTGCCATGCCTGACAATGCCAACCATGTCGCCATCATCGATGAAGAGAAGGGGAATATTTGGGACATCAAGAAGAAGACATTCTTGAGGTCAGTGATGCGATGGAATGGCCAGTGTATGTCCACGGGAAAGATTGGACTCTTCGCACCGAACAGAGGAGGTCTAGAGATGATCGAGCTGAAACATGGGAAGACCAAGCTGACCTTGCTCCCCAAGGTTGCGGAGGGCGTGTTCAGCGTGATGACCTTATTTACCAAGAACGACCAGCACGTGCTGTATTACCACTCCGGGCATCGTACAGTGAGGGTCTTCAGGGTTTCCGACGGTAAGCAGATCGCTAACTACAAGGCTCATGCTGATCTTAAAGACATGGTCGGGACGCAAGGTGGCGCATCAGTCGTTCTATGCGCAATTGATGGCAGTGTGACAACCTTGACAATCGCAGATCCAGCGGACTCCGGTGGAAAGGAGATATTACAAAACCTCAGAGGAAGAATGGAGTTGAATTTCTCACCACTAGCCACGCCGCAGAACAGCCCGAATAAAACTAGTACAACGATTCTTACAGCGCCAGCAGGATCGCCACCAGCGCCAGGGACGGAGGTCGCGAAGGCCATATCAGGGCCTCCACCATTGACAGTCAACTCAGCCCAAGAAACTCCCGTAGGTTCCACGCCATCATCGTCTAGAACGTCTCCAGCTCCGTCTCAGATTACAGTTGATTCGACTCTGGAGAAGTCGTCGTCACCTACCCCGACTGACGCAGTGGTAGTTTCGGACCAGAGTCAACCATCCCCTACACCTAGTCAAATGAGCCAGGCAGCCGAGGCTTCCAGCCCGTCTTCTTCTTCTAGTCGAGTACCTAAGTCAGAAGACCCAAATCCATCAATAGCTCCAACCATGACAACAACTACAGTTCCAGAGGTGGCACAAGTTTCTGCTGAGCCCAACAAGAATACTGATCCAAGCAGCAAACAGGAGAAAGATAAGGCAGAGAGTCAACAGCCTTCGTCTAGTCCTATTCCTGTTGGAGTTAAGGTTTCTCTTTTACCTCTAAAAACTGAGGACACCAGCAAAAAAGCTACCAAGGACAGTAACAAGGAAGACAGAAAGTCTCCCCGTAGTCCAAAACCAGATGGAAATGAAAGTCAAAAGCCTTCGCCTAGTCCGATTCCCATTGGCGTCAAAGTCCCCACTCTCGCCTTAGAAACTGACAACACCAGCGATAAACCTACTATAGACAGCAAAGGAGAGAACAAAAAGTCTCCGCGTTGTCCGAAAGCAGAGCAGGACAAAACTTCCCCGGGACCAGCTATAAAACTTAACGGACACCGACAATCTCTCAGCAATATAAAGCCTGGGGCGTTCGCACCCCCAACTAGACCAAATTCTGCCCGTATAAAAACCACCCTCAGCACAGTGACGACTCCAGAACGACCCCTTTCAGCTCGTGTAAATCCCGGTCTCCGTCCATCCACGATTACTCCTCAGGCCAGGCCAAGGTCAGCCCAAGCAAAGCCGCTGTTAACCCCGACTCTGGTCGTTAAACCACAGCTTTCCACCAAGCGAACGAATTCACCAGTGAGGCCAACATCGGCCCAGAAAATACCATCCCCAAGTTCAATTCCAGCAACGAATTCTGCTGAAAATGCTTCCACAGAAACGCCCACGTCTACGCAAGTAAATCTTCCCTTAATATCAACACCTGCTTCCGCCCAGTCGAAACCGTCCATAGTCAAGCTTAGTTCAGCCAAAGTAACCACAGACAGACCAAGCTCTGCTAAATCAAAACCCGTCCCAACTCCAAGACCAAGCTCAGCTAAAAACTCCCCACCAAACCAAAGCCCTGGCCAGAACAAGCAGAACCCGTCTGCCAAGCCCGAACCCTCTCCAACTCCAACACCCAAAAAGGGAACTACACACCCCGGAGCACTTTCCCGCACATCATCGCAGGCTTCTCTCTCCTCGAAGAAAACCCCCTCTCCTACTCCAACACAGAACTCTATATCAACCATCGACTCGACAGTCTTTCCACAAGAAACAGACCCTACGTCAGCCCCAACGAGTGGAAGAGCGGCTAACGGCCTGAACGGTACCGGTACCACAAAGCAACTCTCCCTCGGCGCAGCAATGCATGTCGCCAGGGCAGTTGGTAAAGCTAAAATCCTCAAGAATCAAAAATCGAGAGCGTGCGTCGTGTCGTGA